One part of the Oncorhynchus clarkii lewisi isolate Uvic-CL-2024 chromosome 7, UVic_Ocla_1.0, whole genome shotgun sequence genome encodes these proteins:
- the LOC139413586 gene encoding retinoic acid receptor gamma-A-like isoform X2 — MFDCMEALAPRPLFDVSTQGACMLGKATPFFPGLDPFAWAGMASVQSVETQSTSSEEMVPSSPSPPPPPRIYKPCFVCQDKSSGYHYGVSSCEGCKGFFRRSIQKNMVYTCHRDKNCQINKVTRNRCQYCRLQKCFEVGMSKEAVRNDRNKKKKDVKEEVVLLESYELSGELEELVNKVSKAHKDTFPSLVQLGKYTTNSSADHRVQLDLGLWDKFSELSTKCIIKIVEFAKRLPGFTTLTIADQITLLKSACLDILMLRICTRYTPEQDTMTFSDGLTLNRTQMHNAGFGPLTELVFAFAGQLLPLEMDDTETGLLSAICLICGDRMDLEEPQKVDKLQEPLLEALKIYARRRRPNKPHMFPRMLMKVTDLRGISTKGAERAITLKMEIPGPMPPLIREMLENPEAFEDSSDSGDSASAPPAIQAIKKEREEKSLEEEDEDEEDEWGDEERERGADSDGEPWGEAAAAEAVSQKGATGRSQ; from the exons CAGTGGAGACCCAGAGCACCAGCTCTGAGGAGATGGTGCCCAGTTcaccctctccaccccctcctccccgcATTTACAAGCCCTGTTTCGTGTGCCAGGACAAGTCCTCTGGCTACCACTATGGGGTCAGCTCCTGTGAGGGTTGCAAG GGATTCTTCCGGCGCAGTATTCAGAAGAACATGGTGTATACCTGCCACCGAGACAAGAACTGTCAGATCAACAAGGTGACCCGTAATCGCTGTCAGTACTGCCGGCTGCAAAAGTGCTTTGAGGTTGGCATGTCCAAAGAAG CGGTGCGTAATGACAGgaacaagaagaagaaggatgtgaaggaggaggtggtGTTGCTGGAGAGCTATGAGCTCAGTGGAGAACTGGAAGAGCTAGTCAACAAAGTCAGCAAGGCCCACAAAGATACCTTTCCCTCACTTGTCCAGCTGGGCAAATACACTAca AACTCCAGTGCAGACCACCGTGTACAGTTGGATCTGGGGCTGTGGGATAAGTTCAGTGAACTCTCCACCAAGTGCATCATCAAGATAGTGGAGTTTGCCAAGCGCCTGCCAGGCTTCACCACCCTCACCATCGCTGACCAGATCACTCTCCTCAAATCAGCCTGTCTGGATATACTG atgCTGAGGATCTGCACTCGCTACACTCCGGAGCAGGACACAATGACCTTCTCCGACGGGCTGACCCTGAACCGGACCCAGATGCACAACGCAGGCTTTGGCCCTCTCACAGAGCTGGTGTTTGCCTTTGCTGGCCAGCTGCTGCCTCTGGAGATGGACGACACAGAAACCGGCCTCCTCAGCGCCATCTGCTTGATCTGTGGAG ACCGTATGGACCTGGAGGAGCCCCAGAAGGTGGACAAGCTACAGGAACCCCTCCTGGAGGCCCTGAAAATCTACGCCCGCCGCAGACGCCCCAACAAGCCCCACATGTTCCCCCGCATGCTGATGAAGGTCACCGACCTCAGGGGCATCAGCACCAAGG GTGCTGAGAGAGCCATCACTCTGAAGATGGAGATCCCAGGCCCCATGCCTCCTCTGATCAGGGAGATGCTGGAGAACCCCGAGGCCTTTGAGGACAGCAGCGACTCTGGGGACAGCGCCTCCGCCCCCCCTGCCATCCAAGCCatcaagaaagagagggaggagaagagcctcgaggaggaagatgaggatgaggaggacgaGTGGGGGgacgaggagagggagaggggtgcgGACAGCGATGGGGAGCCCTGGGGGGAGGCTGCAGCGGCAGAAGCGGTGTCCCAGAAAGGGGCAACTGGGAGATCCCAGTGA